In a single window of the Deltaproteobacteria bacterium HGW-Deltaproteobacteria-6 genome:
- a CDS encoding butyryl-CoA:acetate CoA-transferase — MGVMNEYQSKVVSPEEAVNVVKSGDKVHYGHFAMSPTFLDPYLAKRRDELQDVKVYGVTYPGLAQVGACDETRDHFMYHSWHFSGGDRILHDKGLCNYIPMLYQEGPELIRRYVEPGVVMIKVAPMDDHGYFNFSVSNSDTYCFVKKATKMIVEVCDKAPYCLGGNNEAVHISDVDMIVETDNKPLIQVPFIPPSDVDKAVAAHVMELIEDGSVIQLGIGGMPNAVGAMLAHSDLKDLGCHTEVLVDSYIDMFEAGVMTGRRKAFDQGKMVYTFALGSQRLYDFLHMNRSAASCSVDYTNNVNVASAHDKLVSVNNAIEIDLYGQVCSESSGIRHITGTGGQLDFINAAFKSEGGKGIVCLSSLKESKTGEKKSRIVPTLSPGGIVTVPRTMTHYVITEYGAVDLKGKSTCERAELLISIAHPDTRDELIKAAEQQGIWRCNKH, encoded by the coding sequence ATGGGTGTGATGAATGAGTATCAGAGCAAAGTGGTATCTCCGGAAGAAGCGGTGAATGTTGTAAAATCGGGCGACAAAGTCCATTACGGGCATTTTGCCATGTCGCCGACCTTTCTGGATCCCTATCTGGCAAAACGAAGAGACGAATTGCAGGATGTGAAAGTTTACGGGGTGACGTATCCGGGACTCGCGCAGGTGGGCGCCTGCGACGAGACGCGGGATCACTTTATGTATCACTCCTGGCATTTCAGCGGCGGCGACCGCATCCTGCATGACAAGGGCCTGTGCAATTATATTCCGATGCTTTACCAGGAAGGTCCGGAACTCATCAGACGCTATGTTGAGCCGGGAGTGGTCATGATCAAAGTGGCCCCGATGGACGACCATGGCTACTTCAACTTCAGCGTTTCCAATTCCGACACCTATTGTTTTGTCAAGAAGGCGACCAAGATGATCGTCGAGGTCTGCGACAAAGCCCCCTATTGTCTGGGCGGCAACAATGAAGCGGTTCATATATCGGATGTAGACATGATCGTCGAGACGGACAACAAACCGTTGATCCAGGTGCCTTTCATTCCGCCTTCCGACGTGGATAAAGCCGTTGCGGCTCATGTCATGGAACTGATTGAAGACGGATCGGTTATTCAGCTGGGCATCGGCGGCATGCCCAATGCCGTGGGAGCAATGCTTGCCCACTCCGATCTGAAAGATTTGGGATGTCACACGGAAGTTCTGGTGGATTCTTATATCGACATGTTTGAAGCGGGCGTGATGACCGGCCGCCGCAAAGCCTTTGATCAGGGCAAAATGGTTTATACCTTTGCCCTGGGTTCTCAGAGATTATACGACTTCCTGCACATGAACCGGTCAGCGGCCAGCTGCTCCGTGGATTATACCAATAATGTAAATGTCGCCTCCGCGCACGATAAACTGGTCTCCGTCAACAACGCCATCGAGATTGACCTTTACGGACAGGTCTGTTCCGAATCATCCGGCATCCGCCACATCACCGGCACGGGCGGCCAGCTGGACTTCATCAATGCGGCCTTTAAATCAGAAGGTGGCAAAGGCATCGTTTGCCTGTCTTCTCTCAAAGAAAGCAAAACCGGCGAAAAGAAATCCCGCATCGTTCCCACCTTGAGCCCCGGCGGCATTGTAACGGTTCCCCGCACGATGACGCATTATGTGATAACGGAGTATGGCGCGGTGGATCTCAAGGGCAAGAGCACGTGTGAACGCGCCGAACTCCTGATCAGCATCGCCCATCCCGATACCCGCGATGAGCTGATCAAAGCAGCAGAGCAACAGGGTATCTGGAGATGTAACAAACACTAG
- a CDS encoding SH3 domain-containing protein: MIICLTLLSVLCLGATAEAQKMLSIQVKEGQLRATPSHLGKIVARASYGERVAVLDEKGDWKKVSVASGKAQGWLHATALTNKRIALKAGQSNVGTSVSGDEIALAGKGFSEEVEAQYRKSNKNLDYSWINRMEAIKVSPEQMESFIAGGRLALRREGGRP; encoded by the coding sequence ATGATCATTTGCCTCACGCTTTTGAGTGTTTTATGTCTGGGTGCAACAGCGGAGGCGCAGAAAATGCTGAGTATCCAGGTTAAGGAAGGGCAGCTGCGGGCCACGCCGTCGCATCTGGGTAAAATCGTCGCCAGGGCATCCTATGGCGAACGGGTGGCCGTGCTCGATGAAAAAGGAGACTGGAAGAAAGTGTCCGTCGCGAGCGGAAAAGCTCAGGGATGGCTGCATGCCACGGCGTTGACGAATAAACGGATCGCTTTAAAAGCCGGACAGAGCAATGTGGGAACTTCCGTTTCCGGCGATGAGATTGCCCTGGCGGGCAAGGGCTTCAGCGAAGAAGTGGAAGCCCAGTACCGCAAAAGCAATAAAAATCTTGATTACAGCTGGATCAACCGCATGGAAGCCATCAAGGTCTCTCCCGAACAGATGGAGAGTTTTATTGCCGGCGGACGTCTGGCGCTGCGCAGGGAAGGAGGCAGGCCATGA
- a CDS encoding adenylate/guanylate cyclase domain-containing protein — translation MDLKKIFRFGKSKLVQGLLAGLIGVVFAMGFFLPGFLSRWEAKTWDWRVNLLAKPSAATPKIRLILLDQNSLDWAKDENSLSWPWPREVYGTIIQFCKRAGAKSLAFDVLFTEPSKYGVADDRALASEILGFKHFVGAAFLSKKEGSEKRWPEFAPPPALKIAGLEKWLADSGHHAFVRASFPVAEISAAAGVLANVHLNPDADSVYRRAALFEVFDGNILPSLALASYWTAKPDTALKIYPGSFMLGDRAIPIDAAGRAILNFRGPSGTHKAYSAASVIQSELRLQRGEKPVIENIDDFRDAYVLFGFSAPGLFDLRPTPVSGVYPGVEISATMLDNMLANDFIRPVPPAMVIILTLLIVLLAGWATASASGIARSVLVYVFFMGLPVVLCLIAYRLGFWLPLMVQEAGVVATLFSAGLIYYTTEGRQKLFIKNAFKQYLSPAVIEQIIAHPDRLKLGGERKVLSIFFSDLEGFTGISEGLDPEALTRLLNVYLTAMTDIIHEEGGTVDKYEGDAIIAFWNAPLEQPDHAVRCVRATLRCQAKLAEMRPALRESLGKDLKMRIGVNTGYAVVGNMGSHSRFDYTMIGDAVNLAARLEGINKQFGTYMLISQSTMEQMAGAFPVREISRVAVVGRKEPVVVYEPMLTDDIDQQKKKMMEQFSEALALFYRGDFAKARALFSDMAGSDAVAKAYITKCDDLIASPPQNWQGVWVITTK, via the coding sequence ATGGATCTTAAAAAAATATTCCGTTTCGGCAAATCAAAGCTTGTGCAGGGCCTGCTGGCGGGTCTGATTGGCGTTGTGTTTGCGATGGGCTTTTTTCTGCCGGGCTTTCTTTCCCGCTGGGAGGCCAAGACCTGGGACTGGCGGGTCAATCTCCTGGCAAAACCGTCCGCTGCCACCCCGAAGATCCGCTTGATTCTGCTCGATCAGAATAGTCTGGACTGGGCCAAAGATGAAAACAGCCTGTCCTGGCCCTGGCCCCGCGAAGTGTATGGCACCATCATCCAGTTTTGTAAGCGCGCAGGCGCAAAGTCGCTGGCCTTTGATGTGCTTTTTACGGAACCCTCCAAATACGGCGTGGCGGATGACCGGGCCCTGGCTTCCGAAATCCTCGGCTTTAAACATTTTGTAGGCGCTGCTTTTCTCAGTAAGAAAGAGGGCAGCGAAAAACGCTGGCCTGAATTTGCTCCGCCCCCGGCATTGAAAATTGCAGGACTGGAGAAATGGCTGGCGGATTCAGGACATCACGCCTTCGTTCGGGCCTCTTTCCCCGTGGCGGAAATATCCGCCGCCGCCGGTGTTTTAGCCAACGTGCACCTGAATCCGGATGCCGACAGCGTTTATCGCCGGGCGGCCCTTTTTGAAGTCTTTGACGGCAATATTTTACCATCGCTGGCTCTGGCGAGTTACTGGACCGCAAAACCGGATACGGCTTTGAAAATTTATCCGGGAAGCTTCATGCTGGGCGACAGGGCAATACCTATCGATGCCGCAGGCCGGGCCATCCTTAATTTCCGCGGCCCGTCGGGAACTCACAAAGCTTACAGCGCCGCGTCGGTCATTCAGAGTGAACTGCGGCTTCAGCGCGGAGAAAAACCTGTTATCGAAAATATCGATGACTTCAGAGACGCCTATGTGCTGTTCGGATTCTCGGCGCCCGGCCTCTTTGATCTTCGTCCCACGCCTGTTTCCGGCGTCTATCCGGGCGTGGAAATTTCCGCCACGATGCTCGACAATATGCTGGCCAATGATTTTATCCGTCCTGTTCCCCCGGCCATGGTGATCATTCTGACCCTGCTTATCGTCCTTTTGGCCGGATGGGCGACAGCTTCGGCATCCGGCATTGCCCGAAGTGTGCTGGTCTATGTGTTCTTTATGGGTCTGCCGGTGGTCCTTTGTCTGATCGCTTATCGCCTGGGCTTCTGGCTGCCGCTGATGGTTCAGGAGGCGGGGGTTGTCGCGACACTTTTCAGCGCGGGGCTTATTTATTACACAACCGAGGGCCGTCAGAAACTGTTTATCAAGAATGCCTTCAAACAATATTTGAGTCCCGCGGTTATTGAACAAATCATCGCGCATCCCGACCGTCTGAAACTGGGCGGCGAGCGAAAAGTGCTTTCCATCTTCTTTTCCGATCTGGAAGGCTTTACCGGCATCTCCGAAGGGCTTGATCCCGAAGCGCTCACCCGTCTGCTCAATGTGTACCTTACGGCCATGACCGACATTATTCACGAGGAAGGCGGCACGGTGGACAAATACGAGGGTGATGCGATTATCGCCTTCTGGAACGCACCGCTTGAACAGCCTGATCATGCAGTTCGCTGTGTCCGTGCCACACTGCGCTGCCAGGCGAAACTCGCCGAAATGCGCCCTGCTCTTCGGGAAAGCCTGGGGAAAGATTTGAAAATGCGCATCGGTGTCAACACCGGTTATGCCGTGGTCGGCAACATGGGTTCCCATTCCCGGTTTGATTATACGATGATCGGAGACGCCGTCAATCTGGCGGCGCGCCTGGAAGGCATCAACAAGCAGTTTGGCACCTATATGCTGATTTCGCAATCCACCATGGAACAAATGGCCGGCGCCTTCCCCGTGCGCGAAATTTCCCGTGTCGCCGTCGTTGGCCGTAAAGAGCCTGTGGTGGTTTACGAGCCGATGCTGACGGATGATATCGATCAACAGAAGAAAAAAATGATGGAGCAATTTTCTGAAGCACTGGCGTTGTTCTATCGGGGCGACTTTGCTAAAGCCCGGGCGTTATTCTCCGACATGGCAGGCAGCGATGCCGTAGCAAAAGCTTATATAACCAAATGTGATGACCTTATTGCCAGTCCACCGCAGAACTGGCAGGGTGTTTGGGTGATTACCACAAAGTAG
- a CDS encoding metal-dependent phosphohydrolase, whose translation MKNSDFSSNVYAGMALIADPIHSYAFFTVPVESQPAEKTEKDIIDSPWMQRLRHIYQLQSARWVYPAAEHTRFQHSLGTMHVAGEFARHLYPSLKSVCKDTPSLNYVEELLRLAGLLHDVGHGPFGHFFDEHYLSAWGLTHEDMGCQIIIRKLGKVISQISRGPSGAFARGEKLDPQQVAYLIKMPDIRQEVGQPRWLKWLRQLFSGIYTVDNLDYVQRDAYMTGFSLDMVDMPRLRYYTFFTKDGLALHQSGISALRRFLNARLNLYSNVYFHRTTRALDLHLQEIFADTLHLMYPVSLVKDLDAYLRCDEWSLFSEVQGWLSVKDARKRKLALEWQKIHARVLKWKMSFAAEISIDSIQRGTVFPDAQNYEAKIKTFLPAKLKKLPFRVDVATQDPRPLNPMAVPSKLINIFNPVTGLVSSEPLAEIYRFIPARVHHFRVFALNHDHDEELSKAAEAALGNIDKFIPTNV comes from the coding sequence ATGAAAAATAGCGATTTTTCCTCCAATGTTTATGCCGGGATGGCGCTCATTGCCGATCCGATTCACTCGTATGCTTTTTTTACGGTTCCGGTCGAATCACAGCCTGCGGAAAAAACGGAAAAAGATATCATTGATTCTCCCTGGATGCAAAGGCTCAGGCACATTTATCAACTGCAGAGCGCCCGCTGGGTTTATCCGGCGGCGGAACATACCCGTTTTCAGCATTCGCTGGGAACCATGCATGTCGCGGGAGAATTTGCCCGCCACCTGTATCCCAGCCTCAAGAGTGTCTGCAAAGACACACCGTCGTTGAATTATGTGGAAGAATTGCTGAGACTGGCCGGACTGCTTCATGATGTGGGGCACGGTCCGTTCGGCCATTTTTTTGATGAACATTATCTCTCCGCCTGGGGACTGACCCATGAAGATATGGGCTGTCAGATCATTATCAGGAAACTGGGCAAGGTGATTTCACAAATTTCACGCGGGCCTTCGGGGGCATTTGCGCGCGGGGAAAAATTAGACCCGCAACAGGTGGCCTACCTGATTAAAATGCCTGACATCCGTCAGGAGGTTGGGCAGCCGCGCTGGCTGAAGTGGCTCCGGCAGTTATTTTCCGGCATTTACACGGTTGATAATCTCGATTACGTCCAGCGTGACGCTTATATGACGGGTTTTTCACTGGACATGGTCGATATGCCGCGTCTGCGTTATTACACTTTTTTCACCAAAGACGGGCTGGCCCTTCATCAGTCCGGCATTTCGGCCCTCAGACGATTTCTTAACGCCCGGCTGAATTTATACAGCAATGTCTATTTTCACCGTACGACGCGCGCGTTGGATTTGCATTTGCAGGAGATTTTCGCCGATACGCTCCATCTCATGTATCCGGTCTCTCTGGTAAAAGATCTCGACGCCTATTTGCGCTGCGACGAGTGGTCCTTGTTCAGCGAAGTGCAGGGATGGCTTTCCGTCAAAGACGCCCGCAAGCGAAAACTGGCGCTGGAATGGCAGAAGATTCATGCCCGTGTTCTGAAGTGGAAAATGTCTTTTGCCGCCGAGATATCCATCGATTCGATTCAACGCGGAACGGTATTTCCGGACGCACAAAATTATGAGGCCAAGATCAAGACCTTTCTCCCCGCAAAACTTAAAAAGCTGCCGTTTCGCGTGGATGTGGCGACGCAGGATCCGCGGCCTTTAAATCCGATGGCAGTACCGTCCAAACTCATCAATATCTTCAATCCGGTGACGGGGCTTGTTTCCTCCGAACCGCTGGCCGAGATTTACCGCTTCATTCCCGCGCGTGTCCATCATTTCCGGGTCTTTGCGCTCAACCATGACCATGATGAAGAACTGTCGAAGGCGGCGGAAGCGGCATTGGGCAATATCGACAAATTCATCCCGACGAACGTGTAA
- a CDS encoding peptidase M48, with protein sequence MTKQSWQTGLVLLTLIILAGCAAVETATTVATTVGQATGTISREQGESIRKSAKAVAKSLEDFTPEQEYYIGRTVGAVVLGKYRALPDSRANAYLNVLGQTLAQASDMPELFGGYHFIVLDSDDINAFATPGGHIFITRGLVRCCRTEDALAAVLAHEIGHVQLRHGMKAIEKARTTEALSILAQEGAKSFGGREVAQLTQAFGGVISDITNTMINKGYSRSYEYQADAAAVSILQRLSYNPGALVDMLNVMAQQIKPGGSDFAKTHPSPQNRIAELKDEGKALGGGETPAIRKERFTKAVGHLL encoded by the coding sequence ATGACTAAACAAAGCTGGCAAACAGGGCTGGTCCTGCTGACTTTGATTATCCTGGCAGGTTGTGCCGCCGTGGAAACGGCAACGACCGTGGCCACGACGGTGGGGCAGGCAACCGGAACGATCAGCAGGGAACAGGGCGAATCCATCCGCAAAAGTGCGAAGGCCGTCGCAAAGAGCCTGGAAGATTTTACGCCTGAGCAGGAATACTATATCGGACGAACGGTCGGCGCGGTGGTTCTGGGAAAGTATCGGGCCTTGCCGGACTCCAGGGCTAATGCGTATCTTAACGTGCTGGGACAAACGCTGGCACAGGCTTCCGACATGCCTGAACTGTTCGGCGGGTATCATTTCATCGTTCTGGATTCCGACGATATTAATGCCTTTGCCACACCGGGAGGGCACATCTTTATTACCCGCGGACTGGTTCGCTGCTGCCGGACGGAAGATGCGCTGGCCGCGGTTTTAGCGCATGAGATCGGCCACGTTCAATTAAGACACGGCATGAAAGCCATTGAGAAAGCGCGAACGACGGAAGCCCTCTCGATTTTAGCTCAGGAAGGCGCGAAATCCTTCGGCGGCCGGGAAGTCGCGCAATTAACTCAGGCTTTCGGGGGAGTCATTTCCGATATTACCAACACGATGATCAATAAAGGCTATTCCCGATCTTATGAATATCAGGCCGATGCGGCGGCGGTGTCCATCCTTCAGCGGCTGAGTTACAATCCCGGCGCGCTGGTCGATATGCTGAATGTAATGGCCCAGCAAATAAAACCGGGCGGATCTGATTTTGCCAAGACGCATCCTTCGCCGCAAAATCGTATTGCCGAATTAAAAGATGAAGGGAAAGCTTTGGGAGGCGGCGAAACACCCGCCATCCGTAAGGAGAGATTTACCAAAGCAGTAGGCCATCTACTGTAG
- a CDS encoding 4-hydroxybutyryl-CoA dehydratase: MIKTKQDYIESLKKQNLNVYYKGKRVEDVTTHPALIPHINAAAKTYELALRPENEDLMTATSHLTGNKINRFTHIHQSVDDLIKKVLMLRLISHETGSCYQRCVGFDAMNAMYSTTYEIDEAKGTSYFKRFVEFLKYIQSENRMVVGGMTDPKGDRSKRPGEQSDPDLFTHVVEKRDDGIVIRGAKAHMTGSVNSHEILIMPTQNMAKGDEAYAIAAAIPLNSPGITLIFGRQSNEERKLEDGIDAGNTEFGVVGGEALIIFEDVFVPWERVFMCGEIDFSGMLVERFATLHRQNYGGCKGGVSDIIIGATALAAQYQGTAGASHIKDKLIEMMHLTETVYAGSVACSAMGSKTASGSFYPDPLLANCTKHNITRNIYEISRLAHDIAGGIMATLPFDQDLRSAETGKHVRKYLAGVEGVPAETRMKILRLIENMTGGTCLVESMHGAGPPQSQRVMYQRLGNLPQKIKWAKNLAKINE, from the coding sequence ATGATCAAAACAAAGCAGGATTATATTGAAAGTCTAAAGAAGCAAAATTTGAATGTCTATTACAAGGGGAAACGCGTGGAGGATGTCACCACCCATCCGGCGCTGATTCCCCATATCAACGCGGCGGCAAAGACTTATGAACTGGCGCTCCGGCCGGAAAATGAAGATCTGATGACGGCCACCAGCCATCTCACGGGAAACAAAATCAACCGTTTTACGCACATTCACCAATCCGTGGATGATCTGATCAAAAAAGTTTTAATGCTCCGGCTCATCTCTCATGAAACGGGAAGCTGTTACCAGCGATGCGTCGGATTTGATGCCATGAATGCCATGTACTCAACCACTTATGAGATCGATGAGGCCAAAGGGACGTCATACTTCAAACGATTTGTTGAGTTCTTAAAGTACATTCAATCGGAGAACCGGATGGTCGTCGGTGGGATGACAGACCCCAAGGGCGACCGGTCCAAACGTCCCGGTGAACAGTCCGATCCGGATCTGTTCACGCATGTCGTAGAAAAAAGGGACGACGGCATCGTGATTCGGGGAGCGAAGGCCCACATGACAGGATCAGTCAACAGCCATGAAATCCTCATCATGCCTACTCAGAACATGGCGAAGGGAGATGAAGCCTATGCCATCGCTGCGGCCATTCCTCTCAATTCACCCGGCATTACCCTGATCTTCGGGCGTCAGTCCAATGAAGAAAGAAAGCTCGAAGACGGCATTGATGCCGGCAACACGGAATTCGGAGTCGTCGGCGGAGAGGCCCTCATTATCTTCGAGGATGTGTTTGTTCCCTGGGAAAGGGTTTTCATGTGCGGCGAGATCGATTTCAGCGGGATGCTGGTCGAGAGGTTTGCCACGCTGCACCGCCAGAATTACGGGGGATGCAAAGGCGGCGTGTCCGATATCATTATCGGCGCCACGGCGCTGGCCGCCCAGTACCAGGGAACGGCGGGCGCTTCCCACATCAAGGACAAGCTCATCGAGATGATGCATCTGACCGAAACGGTTTATGCCGGTTCCGTCGCCTGCTCTGCCATGGGCTCCAAAACAGCAAGCGGCTCCTTCTATCCCGATCCGCTGCTCGCCAATTGCACCAAGCACAACATTACCCGGAACATCTATGAAATATCGCGTCTGGCCCATGATATCGCGGGCGGGATCATGGCGACGCTTCCTTTTGATCAGGACCTGAGAAGCGCGGAAACCGGAAAGCATGTCCGGAAATATCTGGCAGGCGTGGAAGGTGTGCCTGCGGAAACACGGATGAAAATATTGCGATTGATTGAGAACATGACGGGCGGAACCTGCCTGGTGGAGAGCATGCACGGCGCCGGTCCCCCTCAGAGCCAACGGGTCATGTATCAGCGTCTGGGCAATCTGCCGCAGAAGATCAAATGGGCAAAAAACCTGGCTAAGATTAATGAATAA
- the nrdD gene encoding anaerobic ribonucleoside-triphosphate reductase: MVDQSETTDLTLFIRTSGEEIAPWNRQRIVDALLREADIDYLLAAEISKDVEKQIVASGIGLLTTSLVRELVNAKLIERGLEKERRLHGRLGFPLYDVRQLILHQNKENANTPHSPEGTNLLFAEGIKKEFSLYDVFSIDIGEAHTAGDLHIHGLGYIDRPYSCCQSLEYLKLFGLKLPHAINSAKPAKHAEVLLAHMVRFSAVLQGHFTGTIGWDALNISFAPYLRGKSDKEIRQFAQMLVYEFSQLSATRGGQALYTDIHLYYDMPQTWADLPAIGPMGKPTGETYRDYTPEAQRFAYAIFEVFKKGDAAGRPFILPRPLLHISEAFFHEPRADELLRHACDVAGAQGNTCFVFDRAAAALATGCFNNVFLPEASARGELAKPWLMRQAAVQSVTLNMPRLGYKAQGDETKLFNDLSELMARAAKAHIQKKDFLEKLLSYAEQGPLAVLAMNADGSPFLRMNRSYYIIGLVGLNELVRIFQGSELHQSQDAMAFGLRVVGFMQKEADHLSEALGVKFVLEQTPAETTAYRFARLDLKHYSPAAGRFVQGDIASGAIYYTNSTHLNVAANIAPLQRVIEEGKFHQFMAGEVITHLQLGDADPGPEALARFVRSVFDRSDNRQMDFTPEFTSCLSCGKTARGLDEKCFYCGSSDVEGIAQLTKYYSKISGWNKGKLAELRNRMINSDF, from the coding sequence ATGGTTGATCAATCCGAAACCACAGATTTGACTTTATTTATCCGCACGTCCGGCGAAGAGATCGCGCCATGGAACCGTCAGCGCATTGTGGATGCTCTGTTGCGCGAAGCGGACATTGATTATCTGCTGGCCGCGGAAATTTCCAAGGACGTCGAAAAGCAGATCGTCGCCTCCGGTATCGGTCTTTTAACAACGTCCCTGGTTCGTGAACTGGTTAACGCCAAACTGATTGAACGCGGCCTGGAGAAGGAACGACGGCTACATGGCCGGCTGGGATTTCCCCTCTACGATGTTCGTCAACTCATATTGCACCAGAACAAGGAAAACGCCAACACGCCTCATTCTCCCGAGGGGACCAATCTGCTTTTTGCCGAAGGCATTAAAAAGGAGTTTTCGCTTTACGACGTCTTTTCCATCGATATCGGAGAAGCGCACACGGCGGGCGATTTGCATATTCACGGGCTGGGTTATATCGATAGACCCTATAGTTGCTGCCAGTCGCTTGAATACCTGAAGTTGTTCGGACTAAAACTGCCGCACGCGATTAATTCCGCCAAACCCGCCAAGCACGCGGAAGTGCTGCTGGCGCATATGGTGCGGTTCAGCGCCGTCCTGCAGGGGCACTTCACCGGCACGATCGGTTGGGACGCCCTGAACATTTCTTTCGCACCGTATTTGCGCGGCAAGAGCGACAAGGAAATCCGGCAGTTTGCGCAAATGCTCGTCTATGAATTTTCGCAATTGTCCGCGACCCGAGGCGGACAGGCGCTCTATACCGACATTCATCTTTATTACGATATGCCCCAAACCTGGGCCGATCTCCCCGCCATCGGCCCCATGGGAAAACCCACCGGGGAAACCTATCGCGACTATACGCCGGAGGCGCAGCGTTTTGCCTACGCGATCTTTGAAGTCTTTAAAAAAGGTGATGCGGCGGGCAGACCTTTTATTCTGCCCAGGCCGCTTCTCCATATCAGCGAAGCGTTCTTTCACGAGCCTCGCGCCGATGAATTGCTCCGTCACGCCTGTGATGTGGCGGGCGCTCAGGGCAATACCTGTTTTGTATTTGATCGTGCCGCCGCGGCGCTTGCCACAGGCTGCTTCAACAATGTTTTCCTGCCCGAGGCGTCCGCGAGGGGAGAACTTGCCAAACCGTGGCTCATGCGGCAGGCGGCCGTGCAAAGCGTGACGTTGAATATGCCCCGCCTGGGCTACAAAGCTCAGGGTGATGAAACAAAGCTCTTCAACGATTTGAGCGAATTGATGGCCAGGGCGGCCAAAGCGCATATTCAAAAGAAAGACTTTCTGGAAAAACTTCTATCTTATGCGGAACAGGGGCCGCTGGCCGTGCTGGCGATGAATGCCGACGGCAGCCCTTTTTTAAGAATGAACCGCTCTTATTACATTATTGGGCTGGTCGGGTTGAACGAACTGGTCCGGATATTTCAGGGCAGTGAATTGCATCAGTCTCAGGATGCAATGGCTTTCGGACTGAGAGTTGTCGGCTTTATGCAGAAGGAAGCCGATCATTTGAGCGAGGCGCTCGGGGTAAAATTTGTTCTGGAGCAGACGCCTGCGGAAACCACGGCCTATCGATTTGCAAGGCTTGATCTGAAACATTATTCGCCTGCCGCCGGTCGTTTTGTTCAGGGTGATATCGCCTCCGGAGCTATCTATTATACGAACTCCACGCATCTCAATGTCGCGGCGAATATCGCGCCGCTGCAAAGAGTTATTGAGGAAGGAAAGTTTCATCAGTTTATGGCAGGGGAGGTCATTACCCATTTGCAACTGGGTGATGCTGATCCCGGTCCGGAGGCGCTCGCCCGGTTTGTGCGCTCAGTCTTTGACCGGTCCGACAATCGCCAGATGGACTTCACGCCGGAGTTCACGTCGTGTCTTTCCTGCGGGAAGACCGCGCGCGGACTTGATGAAAAATGTTTTTATTGCGGTTCGTCTGATGTTGAAGGGATCGCGCAGCTTACCAAATATTACAGCAAAATCTCCGGCTGGAACAAAGGTAAGCTTGCGGAACTTCGTAACAGAATGATCAACAGCGATTTTTAG
- a CDS encoding bifunctional demethylmenaquinone methyltransferase/2-methoxy-6-polyprenyl-1,4-benzoquinol methylase UbiE: MGESAPEKYPQIKTITDQERIRMVKEIFSTITGKYDFLNRFLSLRRDVAWRKFAAKKMRFFRTNRYLDVACGTGDLSIAAAEMHPGIKVTGIDFVPEMVEAAKEKVRKKNLAGRITLMQGDALQLPFEDSHFDVTGIAFGIRNIPDRTRALSEMLRVTVPGGQVMVLEMTFVQNRFFKLIYYVYLNYLLPAFAKLFSKNPAAYYYLADSIMNFPSPGEFAKLMEEAGMVDVQKYPLTFGITWLHVGKKVQG; the protein is encoded by the coding sequence ATGGGAGAATCAGCACCCGAAAAATATCCTCAGATAAAAACAATCACGGATCAGGAACGCATTCGCATGGTGAAGGAGATCTTCTCCACCATCACCGGCAAATATGATTTTTTGAATCGCTTTCTAAGCCTCAGGCGCGACGTAGCCTGGCGAAAATTTGCCGCAAAAAAAATGCGTTTCTTCCGGACAAACCGCTACCTGGATGTCGCCTGCGGCACGGGAGACCTGTCCATTGCCGCAGCCGAAATGCATCCGGGAATAAAAGTTACGGGGATTGATTTTGTTCCGGAAATGGTCGAAGCGGCAAAAGAAAAAGTGCGAAAGAAAAACCTTGCCGGCAGAATCACCCTCATGCAGGGTGATGCGTTGCAGTTGCCTTTTGAGGACAGCCATTTCGATGTGACGGGCATCGCTTTCGGCATCCGGAATATTCCCGACCGCACCCGAGCGCTTTCCGAAATGCTGCGCGTCACCGTCCCCGGCGGACAGGTGATGGTGCTGGAAATGACGTTTGTCCAGAACCGGTTTTTTAAACTGATTTACTATGTCTATTTGAATTATCTGCTGCCCGCGTTTGCAAAACTATTTTCGAAGAATCCCGCCGCCTACTATTATCTGGCCGACTCCATCATGAACTTCCCCTCCCCCGGCGAATTCGCAAAACTCATGGAAGAAGCGGGCATGGTTGACGTGCAAAAATATCCTCTCACCTTCGGCATCACCTGGCTGCATGTGGGGAAGAAAGTTCAAGGTTAA